Within Spinacia oleracea cultivar Varoflay chromosome 4, BTI_SOV_V1, whole genome shotgun sequence, the genomic segment CGTACGGTTGTGAATATTGTGATATTGAATCGAGTTTAGTAAAGACCTATTATAGTAATATTAATCTCTTATATCAGTTGTACATAAACAATAATGACAAAACCGATGCATAATAATTTGACCAAATTgtctcaaataaaataaatatttcgtACCAATagagaaataaaaaataacgACATAAATTAGGTGCATAATAATTTTTACAAATCAactcaaacaaaataaatactccgtatcGAGATTTTATTTGTAAAATTAAAAGTATATTCTACTTTTTATAAGATATCCATATTGTATATTTATTTGTTATACATCTCATACTTATTTGTTTTACAACCTTCATGTGATAAGTTACTACACGTATATCAAATAGATTCTTTCACGTTGTACATCTATAATGTATAAATGGTCTTACACGTACTCTATATGCTTATCTTAATTTTAGTATAGTATAATAGTTCTTTACTAACATAATAGGTCTTATATTAggataagaaatataaataatCATTGAACTTAACATAATTATATCATTTTGTTTCTGGATAGTTATATACTACGTATCTTGTAAGAGTATAATTATAGCATATAGATTCATGAGATCACATTGATTTGATTAACTAATGTGTAAATAGaaagaataattatttaatgtaaataaataatttataaggattaattatttatattatatatttaattatctctattctataagccagctcctgagggTATTgtagtaaattaacttttcgtgtccacttGCCAAAACTCAATTATACCCTCCCCCGTTAACCAATAACCAGTTACCCACAACCCAAATTTTTGTGTCCAAGATACAGATTAATAACTGATTTTTTTAgccaaattaaattaatttagaaaacTACTTACTGTTAATCATCAATCACAAAATTTTAACGTACATAATCAATCAATTGGGAAAATTTATTGCAAAGAAGTCAACAAAAATTAATCCATAtagctaattgatttttttaatcaaattgaattaatttataaaactgACTGTTTAATACTAATCCTCAATCACGAAATTCTAACGTATAGAATTGTCAAAATTTATACTCCGTAGCAAATAAGTCAACAACAATTAATGAATACAGCTACAAGAAGGCAAATTACAAAGTAAATAACACATTAATCACTCAATTAATATTGTAAATCACGCCGGCATTCTCTCTCATTTTCTTCCCGGAAACAactatttttttataaatttccaGCATTACAAATCAAAAGAAGATCGTGATGAAATACAATTCTCAAATTTAACAGATAAATCAAATTAGACATCACCACCACCATTGCGGCGGAGCGATACCGGAAACCCCAATAATAGTTAgcctaaataagaaaaatgagaaGCGGTTGGTGAGGAATATTGTCGGCGTCTTTGGGCAATTGGGCAGATCTCCTTCTTTATTAATGTTGATGCTGCTGGTGTTGTCACCAAAGAAGAGAGAGCGACGAAGAAAGATCAGACAAATTGATGATTTTCTGATAAAAACAGGCGAGAGGAAGAGATTAGATGAATTGATAATTTCCTGATATGATGTTTTGATGAAAAGAGGCGAGAGAAAGAGATATGTTTGGAGTAgggtttattgtttttattaagaAAAGTTTGGTTGGAGTAATTTGGTGagaacaccaccaccaccaatttGGAGTAAGtggagtacggagtatataattcTTTAAAAGAAAagttctttattcttttttttttttgagaaaaaaaataaacttatCTAGAAAAGTTCTTTATTCTTGAACACATGATAACTTTATCATagattaatatttgattttttgaaGGATAAGTTTTATCTGATAATAGATTAATTATAATTTCTGACTTATCCTATATGGTAAAAGTGATAATTTGAAAAGTAATAATACTTACCTTACACAATACATTTTAGACTGCTTAGctactaaaataaaattgttattTCATTAGAGTTCAATCTACTATGACTATGATTAACGTTTATGCAGCTTAATGGACATAATAGGTCGAGTCATGGAAAAAGTATTCTCAAACTTCAAAACTTTTTCGTGGGCTACCTCCACTAATTGAAGATTTTAATCTAGGACATTCTTATAATTAATGGTAGTTATGTGATGCAAATTGATTGGGCGGAGGAGTGTTAGGCAAGTACAATGTGAGAACAAAAAATGAAACACACTATTTTATtctatgtatgttttaattaatttatttatttcggtaTTACAATTAAGCTTTTTCAAAGTGTACGGGAATGAGTATTATATTGTTTGaatatttagatttttttttttaagtagaAATGATGTCTAAATTCTCATTAGATCAACTTTGAAACAATAATTTTGCTTGCCTATTATTCGTGGTGATTAGCTGGAACaacacatttttttatttttttataatcctgcacgcatcgcgtgcatataagactagttttttatattaaaagagaggcgaatcaatgagtgacatttgtcatcaccatattgatttcctctcttttagtataatatatagatagaaGTACTTGGTACATTTCTTAATCATTGTGGCATTTTAAAACTCTAAAATCTGAATTACAAAACCTTATTacaccaaaaataaataaatacagtATACAAAAATGTATTTGCATCCTTCAAATGGCTTTGTGCATCATAAGATCTAATTTAATTCTCCATATTAAATGAAGAAGTTGGTACAAGGAAGTTGATTTTGACACACCTTATGTTAACACATGACTGTGCGGCTGTGCCAAAATCACTTCTCCGTTTTAGAGGTTATTTCAAAGACTCCATGTTCCAGAAGGTCCAAACCAATAGATAATTTACATTGAAGTATTGAGATGGATTGGCATTTCTTCATAAACAACCATGTTGTTAATCTAGATCTCTAGTTAATCATCGAGGCATCATGCACTTAATAATCATGTTTTTCGTGAAGCAGTGACTATCCTTCCCAATGCCTGTTTATCATAATAACTCCCTCTATTGCTTTTAATAATCTCCTTTCATCCCTCTGTTGCTTTTAATAATCTCCTTTCATTGCAAAAGATATATCTCGTGCATTAACACGAGTACATTCTAACGTAAATTGATTTGTATTTTTAATATTCTAttgaaattaataaaacaatatTTTTAAGTTGTACCTGTATGACTTTATTTaacatcaattttttttcccttcaAAATTCACAAAGAAAACAGAAGTAACTTGGCCATCATTTTTATACCGAGTCAACTCAACTCTCAACTCATAAACCTCTACATTCTAAAACCCTCTTATCTGAAACTTCAACAAAACTTGCAAAAACCTCAGAGTTTAGAAACAAAATGTTCATCACATTAACAGCACCAACTCAGTGTGTTCCATTACAATTAAACAACAATTATCCCAAATTCTACCTTCCAAACAAACCTcattttcaaaaattcaaattctcaaagaaatgGAGATGTTCAGCTTCTTCAAATCAACCCTCAAAACAgcaaaatcaacccagaaatGCTGAAGCTTCATCAACGAGTGAGAAACGAGTTGACCCAGTTGGTTTTCTAACTCGACTCGGAATAACCCACAGAGCCTTTTCTCTGTTCCTGCGTGAAAGGTCTtgaatttccccctttttttggCATTTTTTTAAATCATTTTTTGGGgtgtaattttgaattttgaggttATGGGTTTTATAGGAGAATTGAATTTTTGCAGGCACAAGGCTCTGAAAAACCGTAAAGATGAAATCTTTGAGCGGTTCATGAACCTTAAAGATTTTGCTTCTGGGTTTGTTTCTGTCTAATTGATACTCACTTCCCACCAAAAAAAAGTTTGAAATTTTGTAAAATATGATAATTTTTTGGATAATGCTGGAAATTTAAGATTGTTGGGTTGTTTTTGCGCATTATTGTAGGTATGAATTATTGGGAATGCATCGCCACCCTCAGCATCGTGCAGATTTCATGGAATGGGCTCCAGGTTTTCTTTGATGCTTATTCTTAATTATGTTACATACTTCAGTCCGAGTTTAGTTGTCAGGTTACTAGTTTAGATTACATTCGCATGACTATAAATTTTGGATGTATGGAGTATTTGATCTCTACGTTTGAATAAAACAATATTCTTGTAGCAATTATTATAGGTGATCTATTTTGTTCTGGTAAAATGTAAACGTATATTCACCAAATTGGACATACAATCAACCCCATAGGCAAGTGTTAAGATTATATCAAGATATTAATCTTAACAGTAAGGAAGCACAAACAAACCCAGAAGAAGTAAATTCTTCACTACAAATTTACAGTCCACTCTCTATCATTTTTACAAACTTTCTTACCTATAATTTGTGTAGTTCTGTGCtttataatataatttatttaccTGATCAATTGTACTAGGAATACTTGGAATAGCATGATTCCATTACCCCTTATTTCTTGCCTGCCATATCATGTAAGCAATTTCAGCAAGTTATGCATTCAAAGCAGCTTTTCTCCATTTTTGGTCCTTAGAACCATCTCTCATCCATTTCACATCCATCTCAAAACTGCAGGTTTCTCTACAAATCTGTAGCAAACTCCTAGCCATTTCAAAACATCAGTAAAGCATCTTTTAGCATAAACACACTCACATAAGAGATGTTAGACCGTCTCCGAATGTAGATCATAAATGCAATTCTCAGAATCTGCAATACCATACTGTTTAAGCTTAGTTCTAGTTTGCAGTCTATTCAACAAAATCAACCACAAAATCAATCGATGTTTCGGAATGGTACTCCTATTCCACGCACTGTGATAACGTCGTACTGCTTGACCAGAACCTTTCAGAGCTATATAAGCCCTTGAAATGGAGTAAGGTTGCGCAGTGTTCCAACTATTGCAATTTAATTTTTGAACTATCTTGTTCTTCACTTTACAAATATGCTTCCGACTCCAACTAGCTCGTTGATCTATTTTTACAATGATTCAATGACACATTTTAAAAACGGAAGTTTAACTTTACGTTTTTGTGAAAGAATCAAATAAAAGTGTTGTTACACCATCTCTTAAGTTTCATACTAGGATGTTCCAACTTCCAACTTACTTCATATGATGATTGTTTAGCATTTACTTTCTTTTCACTTGTATTCGTAGAATCCTTTGCAATTAAGTCACTGATTCGTATTCCATATTCTAGAATAGAAACAAACATATTAGTTTGGTTCAATGATTTGGTTTGTTCAATTTGGTCACTTTAACGCTACTTGatttattttcctaaaattCAGTGGCTGTTTCTTTATTCATTTTTGTTTGTGTGTGCAAATGTTGCTCATATTGTGTTGTTTTGTCACATAATCGGTCCGCAGGTGCACGATATTGTGCTCTAGTTGGTGACTTCAATGATTGGTCTCCTACTGAGAATTCTGCAAGAGAAGGCCACCTTGGGCATGATGATTATGGATACTGGTTTGTAATTCTTGATGATAAATTGAGGGACGGAGAAGAGGCAGATGATCTTTATTTCCAGCAATACAATTATGTTGATGACTGTGATAAAGGTGATAGTGGGGTTTCTGCTCAGGAAATTTTCCAAAGAGCAAATGATGAGTACTGGGAACCGGGGGAGGACCGCTACCTTAAATCTCGATATGAAGTAGCATCGAAATTGTACGAACAGTTTTTTGGCCCTAATGGACCCCAAACAATGGAGGAATTGGAAGAAATACCAGATGCTGAAACAAGGTATAAGGCTTACAGAGAACAGCATAAAGATAAGCCCCCCGAATTTTTCCGTTATGATGTAATCGATAGTGGGAAAGAATATGACATTTATAATGTTGTGGATGATCCTATTTCTCGAGAGAAATTTCGTAAAAAGAAGCCTCCTCTTGCTTACTGGTTTGAAACACGCAAAGGAAGAAAAGCTTGGATGAATAAGTATACTCCTTCTCTTCCACATGGAAGCAAGTACAGAGTGTATTTCAACACTCCTGAAGGGCCTTTGGAAAGGGTTCCAGCCTGGGCCACTTATGTTCTTCCAGGTAAACTAAATTCCTTTGCTCTTCTTGTGATTATTCAATTGTCAGCATCAGATTTATTCACTTCTGAAATTGCATTGTTATTCCCTGATGAGTTGAGCTAGCAATTACTCTCAGAAGTTGTGTTGCTCGTAGTAGAAGCAGCTGTAACTGATGAGTACTTCTGCTGCCACAACCTCACTTGAAGAGGAATTTGAAGCCTTTTGTATGTACTGTTATTGGTTGTTCAGTAGATTATTGTAGATGGAGTCTCAAATATAAAACCTAGTGCCTGCTGAAAACCTTTTACATGCCTACCTCCTGAGTAGTAGATGATTAATTTCTTGGAGCATCCATTAGCTTGAGCATAACTTCAACATTATCAGTTGCAGGCCTTGCAGCAAATCCTTGTAGTCCTGGATGTCTTATCTATCTCTTTCTGGTCCTCTGCTTTGTCATGGGTTGTACTGATGTTGTTTAGGACCTGAAATCTTGTTTCTTGCTATGGTAATATTGTGATACTTGATAAGTAGAAGCATAGAATTGTTATCATGAGATGATACATATGTTTGATCGAGGTTCCAAACTTCACCTAAAACTTAATTGTCATTATTTCCATTACTCTCATGATTCTTATCACATGCTTGTTTCCTAGAGTTTTGCAGACGTTATTGGTGTTTCTCCTATCATGCCGCAATATTGACCTTGTCAGACACTGAAATTTGATTTCTCGTGATTGGTGTTCATCTTATAGATGTGGAAGGGAATCAACCTTGTGCTGTTCACTGGGAGCCACCACCTGAGAGCGCTTATAAGTGGATGAACAAGCACCCAAAGGTCCCAAAGTCCTTGCGCATCTATGAATGCCATGTTGGAATTAGTGGGTTAGAGCCAACGATAACCTCCTTTAATGATTTTACTGAGAAGGTTCCAGCAAACGTTACTCCTTGGATAATCTGCAGTACTGATATAAGATGCCTATGCTCCTCCTTGATAAGATTACGGCTCATTATTTACTTATACTTTGTTTTTTCTGGTTATATTATTACAGACCCTTCCTCTCATAAAGAAGCTGGGATACAATGCAGTACAGTTATTTGGAGTTATTGAGCACAAAGATTACTTCACAGCTGGTTATAGAGTGagttgaaaatttcattttctttACTGAGAAAAATGATGAACATTTAATTAGTAGTTCAGACAAGCATGTCATGTTTTTCCatgttgatttttttgttgtgaTTAGTCTGTCACTAGCTCTATGTTTCACATACTTGATTCTTCTTGAAACAGTTATCTATTTTTGTTTACCTATAATTGTCTGTGAGATTTAATAGAATGAACTCCTGTAGAACTTATGTTTGAACATAACGGTTAGCATTACCTCAACCAAAAATGTCTTTTATCATTTCAAGTTATATATACGTGTTATTCTCTTCGACACAAAATAGAAACATAATCGAAATTAAAATgtgaatgatttttttttccgttTTTCTTCGCTTTTCTTTATGTAGTAGCTTACTCAAATGCTGATACAGGTCACAAACATGTATGCTGTAAGCAGTCGATTTGGCACTCCAGAAGACTTTAAGCACTTGATTGATGAAGCTCATGGTTGTTGCCCATCCACTATTATAGTTTAAGAACATCAGCAATTACTctttataattttctttttaaagaACTTGAGTGATGGAAGCTCTTGACTTTGGCTATGAAATTATGTATACTTTTAGAAAGGCATACTCCACACCATCAAATTATCAACGAGCTAATCCCATGATATCTTCATTTGCTACGGGAAAAAAGTGGTCATTGGTCGAGCACAAGTGACCTTTATTAAAAAGTCTAGACATCAACGTACTATGTATAGTAATATATTTTACTAAAACTGCAGCACACTCAGGGTGTTTTGGTGAAATTTTTATTCCAAGGGGATAGACAACAAATTGATTTTGGTTGTAACTTTTTTGTCAGGTCTAGGACTGCTAATATTTTTAGACATTGTGCATTCATACTCAGCAGCTGATGAAATGATTGGATTGTCGCATTTTGATGGAACAAATGACTGCTACTTTCATACTGGTAATCTTATTACTTAGTGGATTTGTGATCCTCTCTTTGGCTACCCTTTCACTACCTTCTTTCTAACTTGAGTGCCTTGCCATACTCTATGATGCCAAAAGATCTCTCTTTTCATGGAGTTTTAGAAATTTATATGAGAAAAAAGTATTAAGAAAATGAAATTATGACTCCAAAATGATTGTTTCCTTTCCCATCATGTTCTTATTTTTCCAGGCATTGTAGGAAGCATTTCTTTTCAGAAGTAATATTTCTGAATCAAGTTTCTTGTGTTTTTTTTGTGATTAGGAAAACGAGGACAGCACAAATATTGGGGAACTAGAATGTTCAAGTATGGGGATGTTGATGTGCTACAGTATCTCCTTTCCAATCTGAATTGGTAATGATATCAACTACTGATTTCTGAAACATGGATTTGTATCTTTTTTTTCAGTTGCTTGTTTGTTTGCCCTGTTTGTTAAGGTCTTTTAAATGATAGCATATGAAATCTGAGCAGGTGGGTTGAAGAATATCAAATTGATGGTTTCCAGTTTCATTCGCTGTCTTCAATGATTTATACACACAATGGATTTGCTACCTTCACTGGGGAATTGGAAGAGTAAGTCTTCATTGATGCCTTTGTTCACTGATACTTCATTTTACTTGATTCGAACAAAGCCCAAATGTAGACATGCATGAAATCTGACGTAGATACGCCCTATATCTTGCTACATTAATCTATCCGCTCAGTCCCTCACTTGACCTGGTGCCCTGATTACCATCCTTGTACTCCTGTAATGACATAATAGTAATGTATTTGTgtggaaaataaaacaaaataaccTTATCACGGTTATGGATTATAATGTGATATAACAGCTGTTCAATCAATTAGAAAATAACTGCCGTTTCTAATGttgcaaaacaaatttcaaatttctacTATCCTCTTCTAGAAGCATTTTACGGTACCTTGATAGCAATATTCTGCTGTAAATTTTTTTCAAGCTTTACTAGATCTGTGCTTCTAGCAAAGGGGTAATTTTTTTCTTAGGCATACTAAACATTGATACTAACATGTAGGACTTGTTTAATTACAGATACTGCAATCAGTATGTAGACAGAGATGCCCTTATGTACCTCATTATGGCAAATGAAATTCTGCATGCTCTTCATCCCAATATTATAACTATTGCAGAAGATGTAAGGCTATTGCTTTTGGATTGTCACTGTATGTTGATAATGCCTTTTCATTCTTCATATTCCCTTCTTGTTACTGTATATACAGTAAAAGTCCTTGGCAGTTGAACTTTGATTCTAAGATATGTGTTGATGTATTATTCAGGCGACATATTATCCTGGATTATGTGAGCCCACTTCTCAAGGTGGACTAGGATTTGATTATTACGTTAATCTTTCTGCATCTGAGATGTGGCTGGACTTTCTTGAGAATGTCCCTGACGATAAATGGAACATGAGTAAGGTTTGTACAACTTGCTACTTATGCTtcaccattttttttatttcaatgtTGTCTGTATTTCAGACTACATACTTTTTCTTGCTAAAAATGTCTATGGTGCAGATTGTTACAACATTAATGGGAAACAAATTGCAAGCTGATAAGATGCTTCTGTATGCTGAAAATCACAATCAGGTAATCAGTTGCTTTCTATTTACCAGAGTTGTATGTTTGAGCTTTGAATTTATACAGGAATATGCAAAATTTCAGATTctgttgaaacttgaaattttcaAAAGCTCTCTCATATTTCTTCTTTCTTGTCCAGTCCATATCTGGAGGACGGTCTTTTGCAGAGATTTTGCTTGGTAATATGGAAGAACAATCACTGGAATCAACAGAGTTTTTGCAAAGAGGGATATCTTTGCACAAAGTAAGCCTTAAAGCTCCCTTTCCCTTGTCCAGTTTCCCACAAATATTCGAATTCTTCAAAggaatatatgttttattcATCATATATTTGTTTTTGCTTCTCCTCGGCAAGTTTTCATTTTATGACGTACATTTAAATTCCTTAGATTTATTATCATTGCTTCTCCTTTGCTTGGCTTGTCTGCATTTTACAGTGAGGTCTTTTTGCTGCAATAGTTTCTGTTTAAAAGCTTTAATGAGCTTAGAACCTTATCTTTTTCCTGCCGCAGCTTATCAGACTGATTACCTTTACTATCGGTGGCCGTGCTTATCTGAATTTCATGGGCAATGAATTTGGGCATCCAAAGGTGACATTCGTTTCTTAAAAATGCTTGAAAATGAATTGCATGTTCTCACGTAGTTTGGACTTTTCTCTTATCAGAGAGTTGAGTTTCCAGCAGCAAGCAACAACTTCTCATTGGAATTAGCAAACCGTCGATGGGATTTGTTAGCAGACCAAAGAATTTATTCTgatttgtttgcctttgaccAGGTCTCATTCTATCCCTACAGTTTTGCTTCTATTTCTGTTCATATTGAGAACAACTTCTTACTTTGTTCCTCCCAGCTCCCTTCCTCTCCTCCACACCTCTCTAAAATTGGAACGAAACTTTGAGTGGAGTTGATCATCTTAATGTGGAGATGGTAATATCGGAAACTGACTTCAGCATACTTTTCTGTTGTAGGACATGATGAAATTGGATCAAAGAGAAAAGGTTCTGTCAAGGGGCTTACTAAATGTTCACCATGTGAAAGATGATACTATGGTATGTATGAATGTATGGTGATACATCTCCAACTATATTTGATAGGAAATGGCTCCTGTTTCATTTCTGTTACATGATGCCTGCTCTTGCCTTTTCTAGAAACTTGTATACGTTGTCCATAAAAGTGTTTAACTAGGTAGAGTTCAAGACTCTCTGTAAACCACAACCTCAGGTAATTGTGGATTTGTAGCATATGGACGTATGTGCTGCAACTATTGACGTTCCATTGGTTGCAGTTCATTTCAGGAGAGGTTGACACTCTCCTTTCGAGTTTCCAGTTTTGTTTATAGATAATCTTTTTCTTGCATTCCATCATTATAGATAATTTTGTTGGAATCTGTTCAGAAAGTTCATGGGTTTTcttcgtttttctttttcttgcaTTCCATCAGTTTAAATGAAACAATTAATTTATGTGAGATACTCTTTACAGGTAATTTCTTACATGAGAGGTCCTCTTCTGTTCATATTTAACTTTCATCCGACTAACTCATATGAGAGATATATTGTTGGAGTTGAAGAA encodes:
- the LOC110792234 gene encoding 1,4-alpha-glucan-branching enzyme 3, chloroplastic/amyloplastic, with the translated sequence MFITLTAPTQCVPLQLNNNYPKFYLPNKPHFQKFKFSKKWRCSASSNQPSKQQNQPRNAEASSTSEKRVDPVGFLTRLGITHRAFSLFLRERHKALKNRKDEIFERFMNLKDFASGYELLGMHRHPQHRADFMEWAPGARYCALVGDFNDWSPTENSAREGHLGHDDYGYWFVILDDKLRDGEEADDLYFQQYNYVDDCDKGDSGVSAQEIFQRANDEYWEPGEDRYLKSRYEVASKLYEQFFGPNGPQTMEELEEIPDAETRYKAYREQHKDKPPEFFRYDVIDSGKEYDIYNVVDDPISREKFRKKKPPLAYWFETRKGRKAWMNKYTPSLPHGSKYRVYFNTPEGPLERVPAWATYVLPDVEGNQPCAVHWEPPPESAYKWMNKHPKVPKSLRIYECHVGISGLEPTITSFNDFTEKTLPLIKKLGYNAVQLFGVIEHKDYFTAGYRVTNMYAVSSRFGTPEDFKHLIDEAHGLGLLIFLDIVHSYSAADEMIGLSHFDGTNDCYFHTGKRGQHKYWGTRMFKYGDVDVLQYLLSNLNWWVEEYQIDGFQFHSLSSMIYTHNGFATFTGELEEYCNQYVDRDALMYLIMANEILHALHPNIITIAEDATYYPGLCEPTSQGGLGFDYYVNLSASEMWLDFLENVPDDKWNMSKIVTTLMGNKLQADKMLLYAENHNQSISGGRSFAEILLGNMEEQSLESTEFLQRGISLHKLIRLITFTIGGRAYLNFMGNEFGHPKRVEFPAASNNFSLELANRRWDLLADQRIYSDLFAFDQDMMKLDQREKVLSRGLLNVHHVKDDTMVISYMRGPLLFIFNFHPTNSYERYIVGVEEAGEYQIILNTDEKKYGGRGIMSSEQYLQRSIRKRIDSLQDCLQVQLPNRTSQVYKLSRILRT